A part of Verrucomicrobiota bacterium genomic DNA contains:
- a CDS encoding secretin N-terminal domain-containing protein, translating to MHPKTKIFNFLLFISILFYSSGGSADTHPLNFVNADVEVVLMEYEKLSGKNLIIEPQVLGSGSGNSIRLVTNPNNPPTKEEAIELIETTLLLHNVAIVPYDEKTVKVLVRPPRAEGVPMIKDPKKIPSSDQPVNYYMPLNYIAPDAAQQIIQSNIQGADPNITLITPVPDAQALIITSKANFLNKIIEIKELIDVPPAKMENKFVKLERADAESVTEILSQLFEQSGSNSRPTASRTTNPSRTPPTPNRAPTAPSSSGPSPTSIGEETKLIPDTRTNRILVSTRPRNFAYIEDLIKQLDSESSHSKPTVMPLKYVIASDIIGVLADILEEPDSAGGTGTGNRPSNSQNQRPSGGSSNNQNSSSEGASVSASERAEVPEAIIVGKTKLIADNRTNSIMIMGPPESIERSKDLLEQLDQRPRQIFLNTIIGTLSLESELRFGIDIFSEFLGGTGSNGLGPSINTGARGDGAGAWPDLDGFDNIPNVVANAASGLNIYTAIGGTIEAYVNALSSSDRFQVLARPAIMTRNNKTARITSGTREPVPTSTLTNTTDTDNFQTNIEFEDAVLELEILPYINADDEVVLNVSQSNNQLSGRTTVGSTQGVPIFEDQSINTEVTVPDRSTVMIGGLIRESPTRNESGVPLLKDIPLLGYLFKTTTIDKDRDELIILIQPTVINHEDEILEKAQLELDLTGIEETSIPNPSYPTKIRPAIPVTSEIIHQAIPVNEETAPLQ from the coding sequence ATGCATCCAAAAACAAAAATTTTTAATTTCTTGCTGTTTATCAGTATATTATTTTACTCATCTGGCGGGTCAGCTGACACACACCCTCTAAATTTTGTTAATGCTGACGTGGAAGTGGTTCTTATGGAATATGAGAAACTTTCCGGTAAAAACCTCATCATTGAGCCTCAAGTTTTAGGTAGTGGTAGCGGTAACTCTATTAGACTAGTCACTAACCCCAACAATCCTCCCACCAAAGAAGAAGCCATTGAGCTCATCGAAACAACTCTGCTTCTCCATAACGTCGCGATCGTTCCCTATGATGAGAAGACGGTAAAAGTGCTAGTTCGTCCACCAAGAGCTGAAGGGGTACCCATGATTAAAGACCCTAAAAAGATACCGAGCTCAGATCAACCTGTTAACTACTACATGCCCCTCAATTATATTGCACCAGACGCTGCTCAACAAATTATTCAAAGTAACATCCAAGGCGCCGACCCTAATATTACTTTGATCACTCCCGTTCCTGACGCTCAAGCCCTTATCATTACAAGTAAGGCTAACTTTCTAAATAAGATAATAGAGATAAAAGAGCTCATCGATGTGCCTCCGGCTAAAATGGAGAATAAGTTTGTAAAACTCGAGCGAGCAGATGCAGAATCTGTTACAGAGATTTTATCACAGCTGTTCGAACAAAGTGGTTCGAACAGCCGTCCCACTGCAAGTAGAACCACCAACCCATCTCGAACTCCTCCAACTCCTAACAGAGCGCCCACGGCACCAAGCAGTTCCGGACCATCTCCTACTTCCATAGGAGAAGAAACTAAACTAATTCCTGACACTCGGACAAACCGTATTCTTGTTTCAACAAGACCTAGAAATTTCGCCTACATCGAAGATTTAATTAAACAGCTTGACTCAGAAAGCAGCCACTCAAAACCCACAGTAATGCCTCTAAAGTATGTGATCGCCTCTGACATCATTGGCGTCCTCGCAGATATATTAGAAGAACCTGATAGTGCTGGAGGCACTGGAACTGGTAACCGTCCTTCCAATAGCCAGAATCAACGCCCCAGTGGCGGCAGTTCTAACAATCAAAATAGTTCATCTGAAGGAGCATCAGTTTCTGCTTCGGAAAGAGCAGAAGTGCCGGAGGCCATTATCGTAGGGAAAACAAAACTCATTGCCGATAACCGCACTAATTCGATCATGATCATGGGCCCTCCCGAGAGCATCGAACGATCTAAAGATCTATTAGAACAACTAGATCAACGTCCTAGACAGATTTTTCTAAATACAATCATTGGCACTCTCTCCTTGGAAAGTGAACTTAGATTCGGCATCGATATTTTCTCCGAGTTTTTGGGTGGCACAGGAAGTAATGGACTAGGTCCATCTATAAACACTGGAGCTAGAGGCGATGGTGCCGGTGCGTGGCCTGACCTAGATGGGTTTGACAATATACCTAATGTAGTGGCTAACGCAGCTAGTGGGCTCAATATTTATACAGCTATTGGAGGTACTATTGAAGCCTATGTCAACGCTCTCTCTTCATCTGATAGGTTTCAAGTGCTCGCTAGACCTGCAATTATGACACGCAACAATAAAACAGCCAGAATTACATCTGGCACTCGTGAGCCCGTACCTACGTCTACATTGACTAATACTACAGACACAGACAATTTTCAGACAAACATTGAATTTGAGGACGCCGTTTTAGAACTAGAAATCTTACCCTATATCAATGCAGATGATGAAGTAGTCCTTAACGTGAGCCAGTCCAATAACCAATTAAGCGGCAGAACCACAGTAGGTTCCACTCAGGGTGTACCTATCTTTGAAGACCAGTCTATTAATACAGAGGTTACTGTACCTGACCGCTCAACAGTTATGATTGGTGGACTCATTAGAGAAAGTCCTACCCGAAATGAATCTGGAGTACCACTTCTTAAAGACATACCCTTACTTGGCTATCTTTTTAAGACTACAACAATCGACAAGGATAGAGACGAGTTGATCATTCTCATCCAACCTACTGTGATCAATCACGAAGACGAAATACTAGAAAAAGCTCAACTTGAACTCGACCTTACTGGCATTGAAGAAACGAGCATTCCTAATCCTTCATATCCAACGAAAATCCGACCAGCTATCCCTGTTACAAGCGAGATCATTCATCAAGCTATTCCAGTAAATGAGGAGACAGCCCCGTTACAATAA
- a CDS encoding S8 family serine peptidase gives MKLKDFIFGFSTLLLALALFFFLSKQSASEDRAAEQIITQNNLHNGIETEESSIPEEEGVSAYAVAAIRQGFLEESLQPNPSYKESSEEITGEQIVKFHDDGAYRKFLESAEEKGFEIISKIPALDSIRVRGDADSLEDLLEDKGSLSPNLFVSIPSDPVNKLSDHTQELLSIGPYLYLWLGLEEINNEWGSGVTVAVLDNGIEEHAALEGVVVDTLDMTSEFGGQQVGSAMTNIEAKSDGTSAHGTAVASLIGGLLGGYKGLAPSSKIIDVRVLDEFGVGDSFTVASGLVEAVDSGAQIINMSLGSYGQSQILKEAVAYANAKEVVVVGASGNEGYDRLVYPARFESVLSVGAVDGNSRYAYFSNGGEGLDVVAPGVGLQAAWFEDGWISFSGTSASAAVVSGLVAAVASLEGSNVLAAQELVMNYLDEAGQPGVDPMYGSGIINMNRILQREERGLLDIAISSHYYIPAGADSNPYPKVQSVVQNRGTENLFNINHAIKLDGVPMNFTIPQLQVGEIAVHEQEIIKNMNYGGAVQITSQVSLFQKDDIEPRNNSMTSTLQKRVE, from the coding sequence ATGAAATTAAAAGACTTTATATTCGGCTTTTCTACTCTGCTATTAGCTTTAGCTCTCTTTTTCTTCCTCTCGAAGCAGAGTGCTTCAGAGGATCGAGCAGCAGAGCAGATAATAACCCAAAATAATCTCCACAATGGGATCGAAACAGAGGAAAGTTCTATTCCAGAGGAAGAAGGAGTGAGCGCCTATGCTGTGGCAGCGATAAGACAGGGCTTTCTAGAGGAAAGTTTACAGCCTAATCCATCTTATAAAGAAAGTTCTGAAGAAATTACTGGGGAGCAAATTGTAAAATTCCACGACGACGGCGCCTATAGGAAATTTTTGGAATCCGCCGAGGAGAAAGGTTTCGAAATAATTTCTAAAATTCCCGCTCTCGACTCCATTCGAGTGCGTGGAGATGCAGATTCCCTCGAGGATTTACTGGAAGACAAAGGAAGTCTCAGCCCAAATTTGTTTGTGAGTATACCTAGCGACCCGGTCAATAAGTTAAGTGATCATACCCAAGAGCTCCTCTCTATAGGACCCTACCTGTATCTTTGGCTAGGTCTTGAAGAAATAAACAACGAATGGGGTAGTGGCGTAACAGTAGCAGTTTTAGATAATGGAATTGAGGAGCACGCAGCGTTAGAAGGTGTAGTTGTCGACACCTTGGATATGACCTCTGAATTTGGCGGGCAACAAGTGGGTAGTGCTATGACTAATATCGAGGCCAAAAGTGATGGCACTTCGGCTCATGGAACGGCTGTAGCCTCATTGATAGGGGGTCTTTTAGGTGGTTACAAGGGATTGGCACCTTCTTCGAAAATTATAGATGTTCGTGTGCTTGATGAATTTGGAGTTGGAGACAGTTTCACAGTTGCCAGTGGGTTAGTTGAAGCTGTTGATTCTGGAGCTCAAATCATCAATATGAGTTTAGGATCCTACGGGCAAAGCCAGATACTTAAAGAAGCAGTAGCTTATGCCAACGCCAAAGAAGTAGTTGTTGTGGGTGCCTCAGGTAATGAAGGTTATGATCGCCTGGTTTATCCAGCACGCTTTGAGTCTGTCTTGTCGGTAGGAGCAGTAGATGGTAACAGTCGTTATGCCTATTTTTCAAATGGGGGAGAGGGGTTAGATGTAGTGGCGCCAGGAGTTGGACTGCAAGCTGCTTGGTTTGAGGACGGCTGGATATCTTTTAGCGGCACTTCTGCTTCAGCAGCAGTGGTATCTGGATTAGTGGCGGCGGTTGCTTCTCTGGAGGGCTCCAATGTCTTGGCTGCTCAAGAACTTGTTATGAATTACCTAGATGAAGCAGGTCAGCCTGGTGTAGATCCCATGTATGGATCTGGGATTATTAATATGAACCGCATATTACAGCGTGAGGAACGAGGTCTATTGGATATTGCCATTTCTTCGCATTATTACATTCCTGCTGGGGCTGATTCCAACCCTTACCCCAAGGTGCAGTCCGTTGTGCAAAATCGTGGTACGGAGAATCTCTTTAACATCAATCATGCTATTAAACTTGATGGAGTGCCCATGAATTTCACTATCCCTCAACTTCAAGTTGGTGAAATTGCTGTGCATGAACAAGAAATTATAAAGAACATGAACTATGGAGGGGCTGTTCAGATTACTTCTCAAGTAAGTTTGTTTCAGAAAGATGATATTGAGCCTCGCAACAACTCAATGACCTCTACTTTACAGAAAAGGGTAGAATAA
- a CDS encoding polymer-forming cytoskeletal protein — translation MQRKGPEKHEISCPSCGHKQMEYVEAKSTFCQNCGVRISLEESHRGPRERKRKVASRRVNCLHCQSDLRIPLSAMSWQCNHCSAYLDMTDHVIEREQSAKSGMIQTYGDVHIKPGGFFNGKKIEAANILVEGKCRANIKVYETLVIGGKAFVQGDIDGPSIQVKPKASLRISKNLRVDCCVVSGQLAAQKVTVQQALEVTETGSLTADLIQFGELSVKTGGILKGKGIALKHQDESADELEV, via the coding sequence ATGCAAAGAAAAGGTCCTGAAAAGCACGAGATTTCCTGTCCTTCCTGTGGACATAAACAGATGGAGTATGTGGAGGCGAAGTCTACATTTTGTCAAAATTGTGGAGTTCGAATTAGCCTGGAAGAAAGTCATAGAGGTCCTAGGGAGCGCAAGAGGAAAGTAGCTTCGCGTCGCGTCAACTGTTTGCATTGCCAAAGTGATTTACGTATTCCTTTAAGTGCCATGTCATGGCAATGTAATCATTGTTCAGCTTACCTGGATATGACCGATCATGTGATAGAGAGGGAGCAATCTGCTAAGTCAGGAATGATTCAGACCTACGGGGATGTTCACATTAAGCCAGGTGGGTTTTTTAATGGTAAAAAAATTGAAGCCGCTAATATTTTGGTAGAAGGAAAATGTCGAGCCAATATTAAAGTATATGAGACGCTAGTGATTGGTGGAAAGGCCTTTGTACAGGGAGACATTGATGGTCCTTCAATTCAAGTGAAACCAAAAGCCTCGTTACGTATCTCTAAGAATTTAAGGGTGGATTGTTGTGTCGTTTCTGGGCAGCTCGCTGCACAGAAGGTTACAGTCCAGCAGGCACTTGAGGTAACTGAAACAGGCTCACTGACTGCGGATCTAATTCAATTTGGGGAACTAAGTGTTAAAACAGGTGGGATATTAAAAGGAAAAGGAATAGCCTTGAAGCATCAGGATGAGTCTGCTGATGAGCTTGAGGTTTAA
- a CDS encoding polymer-forming cytoskeletal protein, with protein sequence MNWNVKIKEVLPLIKKEEDSPILISEGMRLEGKLAFNHSGHFAARLVGNVKSKHHIVFDKCSKVEGEIRVGSCEILGHCIGKVSATGDVTIKPSAKVRGVCRAKSVVVPKGAEVEVDFDIGPQSSMARWVKQTTPDFIKK encoded by the coding sequence ATGAATTGGAATGTAAAAATTAAAGAGGTGTTGCCACTCATTAAAAAAGAAGAGGATTCCCCTATTTTAATTTCAGAGGGCATGCGTTTAGAAGGCAAGTTGGCTTTTAATCATTCGGGTCATTTTGCTGCAAGGCTAGTAGGAAATGTAAAGTCTAAGCACCATATCGTATTTGATAAATGTTCTAAAGTAGAGGGTGAGATTCGAGTGGGGTCTTGTGAAATTCTTGGGCATTGCATAGGAAAGGTTAGTGCGACAGGTGATGTCACTATTAAGCCTAGTGCTAAGGTTCGGGGTGTTTGTCGAGCAAAATCGGTGGTTGTGCCCAAAGGTGCAGAAGTAGAAGTAGATTTTGATATCGGTCCTCAATCCTCAATGGCTAGATGGGTTAAGCAGACGACCCCTGATTTTATAAAGAAGTAA